The Macaca fascicularis isolate 582-1 chromosome 1, T2T-MFA8v1.1 genome includes a window with the following:
- the USP21 gene encoding ubiquitin carboxyl-terminal hydrolase 21 isoform X2 — MPQASEHRLGRTREPPVNIQPRVGSKLPFAPRARSKERRNPASGPNPMLRPLPPRPGPPDERLKKLELGRGRTSGPRPRGPLRADHGVPLPGSPPPTVALPLPSRTNLARSKSVSSGDLRPMGIALGGHRGTGELGAALSRLALRPEPPTLRRSTSLRRLGGFPGPPTLFSIRTEPPASHGSFHMISARSSEPFYSDDKMAHHTLLLGSGHVGLRNLGNTCFLNAVLQCLSSTRPLRDFCLRRDFRQEVPGGGRAQELTEAFADVIGALWHPDSCEAVNPTRFRAVFQKYVPSFSGYSQQDAQEFLKLLMERLHLEINRRGRRAPPILANGPVPSPPRRGGALLEEPELSDDDRANLMWKRYLEREDSKIVDLFVGQLKSCLKCQACGYRSTTFEVFCDLSLPIPKVGFQRIPGWTGQGLCDPSLPTPRVRAGTLWVSGAELKPGLIEKSWKRKFRTC, encoded by the exons ATGCCCCAAGCCTCTGAGCACCGCCTGGGCCGGACCCGAGAGCCACCTGTTAATATCCAGCCCCGAGTGGGATCCAAGCTACCATTTGCCCCCAGGGCCCGCAGCAAGGAGCGCAGAAACCCAGCCTCTGGGCCAAACCCCATGTtacgacctctgcctccccggccAGGTCCCCCTGATGAACGGCTCAAGAAACTGGAGCTGGGACGGGGACGGACCTCAGGCCCTCGACCCAGAGGCCCCCTTCGAGCAGATCATGGGGTTCCCCTGCCTGGCTCACCACCCCCAACTGTGGCTTTGCCTCTCCCATCTCGGACCAACTTAGCCCGTTCCAAGTCTGTGAGCAGTGGGGACTTGCGTCCAATGGGGATTGCCTTGGGAGGGCACCGTGGCACCGGAGAGCTTGGGGCTGCACTGAGCCGCTTGGCCCTCCGGCCTGAGCCACCCACTTTGAGACGTAGCACTTCTCTCCGCCGCCTAGGGGGCTTTCCTGGACCCCCCACACTGTTCAGCATACGGACAGAGCCCCCTGCTTCCCATGGCTCCTTCCACATGATATCCGCCCGGTCCTCTGAGCCTTTCTACTCTGATGACAAGATG GCTCATCACACACTGCTTCTGGGCTCTGGTCATGTTGGCCTTCGAAACTTGGGAAACACG TGCTTCCTGAATGCTGTGCTGCAGTGTCTGAGCAGCACTCGACCTCTTCGGGACTTCTGTCTTAGAAGGGACTTCCGGCAAGAGGTGCCTGGAGGAGGCCGAGCCCAAGAGCTCACTGAAG cctttgcagatgtgattgGTGCCCTCTGGCACCCTGACTCCTGCGAAGCTGTGAATCCTACTCGATTCCGAGCTGTCTTCCAGAAATATGTTCCCTCCTTCTCTGGATACAG CCAGCAGGATGCCCAAGAGTTCCTGAAGCTCCTCATGGAGCGGCTACACCTTGAAATCAACCGCCGAGGCCGCCGGGCTCCACCAATCCTTGCCAATGGTCCAGTTCCCTCTCCACCCCGCCGAGGAGGGGCTCTGCTAGAAGAACCTGAGTTAAG TGATGATGACCGAGCCAACCTAATGTGGAAACGTTACCTGGAGCGAGAGGACAGCAAGATTGTGG ACCTGTTTGTGGGCCAGTTGAAAAGTTGTCTCAAGTGCCAGGCCTGTGGGTATCGCTCCACGACCTTCGAGGTTTTTTGTGACCTGTCCCTGCCCATCCCCAAGGTGGGATTCCAGAGGATTCCGGGGTGGACAGGACAGGGGCTCTGTGACCCAAGCCTACCCACCCCCAGAGTGAGGGCGGGAACCCTGTGGGTTTCTGGAGCAGAACTGAAGCCTGGATTGATTGAGAAGAGTTGGAAAAGGAAATTCAGAACATGTTGa
- the USP21 gene encoding ubiquitin carboxyl-terminal hydrolase 21 isoform X4, with the protein MPQASEHRLGRTREPPVNIQPRVGSKLPFAPRARSKERRNPASGPNPMLRPLPPRPGPPDERLKKLELGRGRTSGPRPRGPLRADHGVPLPGSPPPTVALPLPSRTNLARSKSVSSGDLRPMGIALGGHRGTGELGAALSRLALRPEPPTLRRSTSLRRLGGFPGPPTLFSIRTEPPASHGSFHMISARSSEPFYSDDKMAHHTLLLGSGHVGLRNLGNTCFLNAVLQCLSSTRPLRDFCLRRDFRQEVPGGGRAQELTEAFADVIGALWHPDSCEAVNPTRFRAVFQKYVPSFSGYSQQDAQEFLKLLMERLHLEINRRGRRAPPILANGPVPSPPRRGGALLEEPELSDDDRANLMWKRYLEREDSKIVDLFVGQLKSCLKCQA; encoded by the exons ATGCCCCAAGCCTCTGAGCACCGCCTGGGCCGGACCCGAGAGCCACCTGTTAATATCCAGCCCCGAGTGGGATCCAAGCTACCATTTGCCCCCAGGGCCCGCAGCAAGGAGCGCAGAAACCCAGCCTCTGGGCCAAACCCCATGTtacgacctctgcctccccggccAGGTCCCCCTGATGAACGGCTCAAGAAACTGGAGCTGGGACGGGGACGGACCTCAGGCCCTCGACCCAGAGGCCCCCTTCGAGCAGATCATGGGGTTCCCCTGCCTGGCTCACCACCCCCAACTGTGGCTTTGCCTCTCCCATCTCGGACCAACTTAGCCCGTTCCAAGTCTGTGAGCAGTGGGGACTTGCGTCCAATGGGGATTGCCTTGGGAGGGCACCGTGGCACCGGAGAGCTTGGGGCTGCACTGAGCCGCTTGGCCCTCCGGCCTGAGCCACCCACTTTGAGACGTAGCACTTCTCTCCGCCGCCTAGGGGGCTTTCCTGGACCCCCCACACTGTTCAGCATACGGACAGAGCCCCCTGCTTCCCATGGCTCCTTCCACATGATATCCGCCCGGTCCTCTGAGCCTTTCTACTCTGATGACAAGATG GCTCATCACACACTGCTTCTGGGCTCTGGTCATGTTGGCCTTCGAAACTTGGGAAACACG TGCTTCCTGAATGCTGTGCTGCAGTGTCTGAGCAGCACTCGACCTCTTCGGGACTTCTGTCTTAGAAGGGACTTCCGGCAAGAGGTGCCTGGAGGAGGCCGAGCCCAAGAGCTCACTGAAG cctttgcagatgtgattgGTGCCCTCTGGCACCCTGACTCCTGCGAAGCTGTGAATCCTACTCGATTCCGAGCTGTCTTCCAGAAATATGTTCCCTCCTTCTCTGGATACAG CCAGCAGGATGCCCAAGAGTTCCTGAAGCTCCTCATGGAGCGGCTACACCTTGAAATCAACCGCCGAGGCCGCCGGGCTCCACCAATCCTTGCCAATGGTCCAGTTCCCTCTCCACCCCGCCGAGGAGGGGCTCTGCTAGAAGAACCTGAGTTAAG TGATGATGACCGAGCCAACCTAATGTGGAAACGTTACCTGGAGCGAGAGGACAGCAAGATTGTGG ACCTGTTTGTGGGCCAGTTGAAAAGTTGTCTCAAGTGCCAGGCCT AA
- the USP21 gene encoding ubiquitin carboxyl-terminal hydrolase 21 isoform X1, producing MPQASEHRLGRTREPPVNIQPRVGSKLPFAPRARSKERRNPASGPNPMLRPLPPRPGPPDERLKKLELGRGRTSGPRPRGPLRADHGVPLPGSPPPTVALPLPSRTNLARSKSVSSGDLRPMGIALGGHRGTGELGAALSRLALRPEPPTLRRSTSLRRLGGFPGPPTLFSIRTEPPASHGSFHMISARSSEPFYSDDKMAHHTLLLGSGHVGLRNLGNTCFLNAVLQCLSSTRPLRDFCLRRDFRQEVPGGGRAQELTEAFADVIGALWHPDSCEAVNPTRFRAVFQKYVPSFSGYSQQDAQEFLKLLMERLHLEINRRGRRAPPILANGPVPSPPRRGGALLEEPELSDDDRANLMWKRYLEREDSKIVDLFVGQLKSCLKCQACGYRSTTFEVFCDLSLPIPKKGFAGGKVSLRDCFNLFTKEEELESENAPVCDRCRQKTRSTKKLTVQRFPRILVLHILIFRFLLLLGYLPYILFPHPPCFQRIEFSLGKACHTLFHKLLPVFWEWGEDSFQDRSPPQRPTASQMLLNQGLDLNRFSASRGSIKKSSVGVDFPLQRLSLGDFASDKAGSPVYQLYALCNHSGSVHYGHYTALCRCQTGWHVYNDSRVSPVSENQVASSEGYVLFYQLMQEPPRCL from the exons ATGCCCCAAGCCTCTGAGCACCGCCTGGGCCGGACCCGAGAGCCACCTGTTAATATCCAGCCCCGAGTGGGATCCAAGCTACCATTTGCCCCCAGGGCCCGCAGCAAGGAGCGCAGAAACCCAGCCTCTGGGCCAAACCCCATGTtacgacctctgcctccccggccAGGTCCCCCTGATGAACGGCTCAAGAAACTGGAGCTGGGACGGGGACGGACCTCAGGCCCTCGACCCAGAGGCCCCCTTCGAGCAGATCATGGGGTTCCCCTGCCTGGCTCACCACCCCCAACTGTGGCTTTGCCTCTCCCATCTCGGACCAACTTAGCCCGTTCCAAGTCTGTGAGCAGTGGGGACTTGCGTCCAATGGGGATTGCCTTGGGAGGGCACCGTGGCACCGGAGAGCTTGGGGCTGCACTGAGCCGCTTGGCCCTCCGGCCTGAGCCACCCACTTTGAGACGTAGCACTTCTCTCCGCCGCCTAGGGGGCTTTCCTGGACCCCCCACACTGTTCAGCATACGGACAGAGCCCCCTGCTTCCCATGGCTCCTTCCACATGATATCCGCCCGGTCCTCTGAGCCTTTCTACTCTGATGACAAGATG GCTCATCACACACTGCTTCTGGGCTCTGGTCATGTTGGCCTTCGAAACTTGGGAAACACG TGCTTCCTGAATGCTGTGCTGCAGTGTCTGAGCAGCACTCGACCTCTTCGGGACTTCTGTCTTAGAAGGGACTTCCGGCAAGAGGTGCCTGGAGGAGGCCGAGCCCAAGAGCTCACTGAAG cctttgcagatgtgattgGTGCCCTCTGGCACCCTGACTCCTGCGAAGCTGTGAATCCTACTCGATTCCGAGCTGTCTTCCAGAAATATGTTCCCTCCTTCTCTGGATACAG CCAGCAGGATGCCCAAGAGTTCCTGAAGCTCCTCATGGAGCGGCTACACCTTGAAATCAACCGCCGAGGCCGCCGGGCTCCACCAATCCTTGCCAATGGTCCAGTTCCCTCTCCACCCCGCCGAGGAGGGGCTCTGCTAGAAGAACCTGAGTTAAG TGATGATGACCGAGCCAACCTAATGTGGAAACGTTACCTGGAGCGAGAGGACAGCAAGATTGTGG ACCTGTTTGTGGGCCAGTTGAAAAGTTGTCTCAAGTGCCAGGCCTGTGGGTATCGCTCCACGACCTTCGAGGTTTTTTGTGACCTGTCCCTGCCCATCCCCAAG AAAGGATTTGCTGGGGGCAAAGTGTCTCTGCGGGATTGTTTCAACCTTTTCACTAAGGAAGAAGAGCTAGAGTCGGAGAATGCCCCA GTGTGTGATCGATGTCGGCAGAAAACTCGAAGTACCAAAAAGTTGACAGTACAAAGATTCCCTCGAATCCTCGTGCTCCATATCCTAATCTTCAGATTCTTACTTCTCTTAGGATACCTCCCATACATTCTCTTTCCTCACCCTCCATGTTTCCAGAGAATTGAATTTTCCTTAGGAAAAGCCTGCCACACCCTTTTCCACAAGCTactcccagtgttttgggagtggggagaggacaGCTTTCAGGACAGAAGTCCCCCTCAGAGGCCCACTGCCTCCCAAATGCTCCTTAACCAGGGCTTAGATCTGAATCGCTTTTCTGCCTCCCGAGGCTCCATCAAGAAGAGTTCAGTAGGTGTAGACTTTCCACTGCAGCGACTGAGCCTAGGGGACTTTGCCAGTGACAAAGCCG GAAGTCCTGTATACCAGCTGTATGCCCTTTGCAACCACTCAGGCAGCGTCCACTATGGCCACTACACAGCCCTGTGCAGGTGCCAGACTGGTTGGCATGTCTACAATGACTCTCG TGTCTCCCCTGTCAGTGAAAACCAGGTGGCATCCAGCGAGGGCTACGTGCTGTTCTACCAACTGATGCAGGAGCCACCCCGGTGCCTGTGA
- the USP21 gene encoding ubiquitin carboxyl-terminal hydrolase 21 isoform X6, which translates to MAGCGGAQREDCSRPERTLHKGVQPVVSTMPQASEHRLGRTREPPVNIQPRVGSKLPFAPRARSKERRNPASGPNPMLRPLPPRPGPPDERLKKLELGRGRTSGPRPRGPLRADHGVPLPGSPPPTVALPLPSRTNLARSKSVSSGDLRPMGIALGGHRGTGELGAALSRLALRPEPPTLRRSTSLRRLGGFPGPPTLFSIRTEPPASHGSFHMISARSSEPFYSDDKMAHHTLLLGSGHVGLRNLGNTCFLNAVLQCLSSTRPLRDFCLRRDFRQEVPGGGRAQELTEAFADVIGALWHPDSCEAVNPTRFRAVFQKYVPSFSGYSQQDAQEFLKLLMERLHLEINRRGRRAPPILANGPVPSPPRRGGALLEEPELSDDDRANLMWKRYLEREDSKIVDLFVGQLKSCLKCQACGYRSTTFEVFCDLSLPIPKKGFAGGKVSLRDCFNLFTKEEELESENAPVCDRCRQKTRSTKKLTVQRFPRILVLHILIFRFLLLLGYLPYILFPHPPCFQRIEFSLGKACHTLFHKLLPVFWEWGEDSFQDRSPPQRPTASQMLLNQGLDLNRFSASRGSIKKSSVGVDFPLQRLSLGDFASDKAGSPVYQLYALCNHSGSVHYGHYTALCRCQTGWHVYNDSRVSPVSENQVASSEGYVLFYQLMQEPPRCL; encoded by the exons ATGGCGGGGTGTGGGGGGGCGCAGAGGGAAGACTGCTCCAGACCCGAGAGGACACTCCACAAAGGC GTCCAGCCTGTGGTGTCCACAATGCCCCAAGCCTCTGAGCACCGCCTGGGCCGGACCCGAGAGCCACCTGTTAATATCCAGCCCCGAGTGGGATCCAAGCTACCATTTGCCCCCAGGGCCCGCAGCAAGGAGCGCAGAAACCCAGCCTCTGGGCCAAACCCCATGTtacgacctctgcctccccggccAGGTCCCCCTGATGAACGGCTCAAGAAACTGGAGCTGGGACGGGGACGGACCTCAGGCCCTCGACCCAGAGGCCCCCTTCGAGCAGATCATGGGGTTCCCCTGCCTGGCTCACCACCCCCAACTGTGGCTTTGCCTCTCCCATCTCGGACCAACTTAGCCCGTTCCAAGTCTGTGAGCAGTGGGGACTTGCGTCCAATGGGGATTGCCTTGGGAGGGCACCGTGGCACCGGAGAGCTTGGGGCTGCACTGAGCCGCTTGGCCCTCCGGCCTGAGCCACCCACTTTGAGACGTAGCACTTCTCTCCGCCGCCTAGGGGGCTTTCCTGGACCCCCCACACTGTTCAGCATACGGACAGAGCCCCCTGCTTCCCATGGCTCCTTCCACATGATATCCGCCCGGTCCTCTGAGCCTTTCTACTCTGATGACAAGATG GCTCATCACACACTGCTTCTGGGCTCTGGTCATGTTGGCCTTCGAAACTTGGGAAACACG TGCTTCCTGAATGCTGTGCTGCAGTGTCTGAGCAGCACTCGACCTCTTCGGGACTTCTGTCTTAGAAGGGACTTCCGGCAAGAGGTGCCTGGAGGAGGCCGAGCCCAAGAGCTCACTGAAG cctttgcagatgtgattgGTGCCCTCTGGCACCCTGACTCCTGCGAAGCTGTGAATCCTACTCGATTCCGAGCTGTCTTCCAGAAATATGTTCCCTCCTTCTCTGGATACAG CCAGCAGGATGCCCAAGAGTTCCTGAAGCTCCTCATGGAGCGGCTACACCTTGAAATCAACCGCCGAGGCCGCCGGGCTCCACCAATCCTTGCCAATGGTCCAGTTCCCTCTCCACCCCGCCGAGGAGGGGCTCTGCTAGAAGAACCTGAGTTAAG TGATGATGACCGAGCCAACCTAATGTGGAAACGTTACCTGGAGCGAGAGGACAGCAAGATTGTGG ACCTGTTTGTGGGCCAGTTGAAAAGTTGTCTCAAGTGCCAGGCCTGTGGGTATCGCTCCACGACCTTCGAGGTTTTTTGTGACCTGTCCCTGCCCATCCCCAAG AAAGGATTTGCTGGGGGCAAAGTGTCTCTGCGGGATTGTTTCAACCTTTTCACTAAGGAAGAAGAGCTAGAGTCGGAGAATGCCCCA GTGTGTGATCGATGTCGGCAGAAAACTCGAAGTACCAAAAAGTTGACAGTACAAAGATTCCCTCGAATCCTCGTGCTCCATATCCTAATCTTCAGATTCTTACTTCTCTTAGGATACCTCCCATACATTCTCTTTCCTCACCCTCCATGTTTCCAGAGAATTGAATTTTCCTTAGGAAAAGCCTGCCACACCCTTTTCCACAAGCTactcccagtgttttgggagtggggagaggacaGCTTTCAGGACAGAAGTCCCCCTCAGAGGCCCACTGCCTCCCAAATGCTCCTTAACCAGGGCTTAGATCTGAATCGCTTTTCTGCCTCCCGAGGCTCCATCAAGAAGAGTTCAGTAGGTGTAGACTTTCCACTGCAGCGACTGAGCCTAGGGGACTTTGCCAGTGACAAAGCCG GAAGTCCTGTATACCAGCTGTATGCCCTTTGCAACCACTCAGGCAGCGTCCACTATGGCCACTACACAGCCCTGTGCAGGTGCCAGACTGGTTGGCATGTCTACAATGACTCTCG TGTCTCCCCTGTCAGTGAAAACCAGGTGGCATCCAGCGAGGGCTACGTGCTGTTCTACCAACTGATGCAGGAGCCACCCCGGTGCCTGTGA
- the USP21 gene encoding ubiquitin carboxyl-terminal hydrolase 21 isoform X3 yields MISARSSEPFYSDDKMAHHTLLLGSGHVGLRNLGNTCFLNAVLQCLSSTRPLRDFCLRRDFRQEVPGGGRAQELTEAFADVIGALWHPDSCEAVNPTRFRAVFQKYVPSFSGYSQQDAQEFLKLLMERLHLEINRRGRRAPPILANGPVPSPPRRGGALLEEPELSDDDRANLMWKRYLEREDSKIVDLFVGQLKSCLKCQACGYRSTTFEVFCDLSLPIPKKGFAGGKVSLRDCFNLFTKEEELESENAPVCDRCRQKTRSTKKLTVQRFPRILVLHILIFRFLLLLGYLPYILFPHPPCFQRIEFSLGKACHTLFHKLLPVFWEWGEDSFQDRSPPQRPTASQMLLNQGLDLNRFSASRGSIKKSSVGVDFPLQRLSLGDFASDKAGSPVYQLYALCNHSGSVHYGHYTALCRCQTGWHVYNDSRVSPVSENQVASSEGYVLFYQLMQEPPRCL; encoded by the exons ATGATATCCGCCCGGTCCTCTGAGCCTTTCTACTCTGATGACAAGATG GCTCATCACACACTGCTTCTGGGCTCTGGTCATGTTGGCCTTCGAAACTTGGGAAACACG TGCTTCCTGAATGCTGTGCTGCAGTGTCTGAGCAGCACTCGACCTCTTCGGGACTTCTGTCTTAGAAGGGACTTCCGGCAAGAGGTGCCTGGAGGAGGCCGAGCCCAAGAGCTCACTGAAG cctttgcagatgtgattgGTGCCCTCTGGCACCCTGACTCCTGCGAAGCTGTGAATCCTACTCGATTCCGAGCTGTCTTCCAGAAATATGTTCCCTCCTTCTCTGGATACAG CCAGCAGGATGCCCAAGAGTTCCTGAAGCTCCTCATGGAGCGGCTACACCTTGAAATCAACCGCCGAGGCCGCCGGGCTCCACCAATCCTTGCCAATGGTCCAGTTCCCTCTCCACCCCGCCGAGGAGGGGCTCTGCTAGAAGAACCTGAGTTAAG TGATGATGACCGAGCCAACCTAATGTGGAAACGTTACCTGGAGCGAGAGGACAGCAAGATTGTGG ACCTGTTTGTGGGCCAGTTGAAAAGTTGTCTCAAGTGCCAGGCCTGTGGGTATCGCTCCACGACCTTCGAGGTTTTTTGTGACCTGTCCCTGCCCATCCCCAAG AAAGGATTTGCTGGGGGCAAAGTGTCTCTGCGGGATTGTTTCAACCTTTTCACTAAGGAAGAAGAGCTAGAGTCGGAGAATGCCCCA GTGTGTGATCGATGTCGGCAGAAAACTCGAAGTACCAAAAAGTTGACAGTACAAAGATTCCCTCGAATCCTCGTGCTCCATATCCTAATCTTCAGATTCTTACTTCTCTTAGGATACCTCCCATACATTCTCTTTCCTCACCCTCCATGTTTCCAGAGAATTGAATTTTCCTTAGGAAAAGCCTGCCACACCCTTTTCCACAAGCTactcccagtgttttgggagtggggagaggacaGCTTTCAGGACAGAAGTCCCCCTCAGAGGCCCACTGCCTCCCAAATGCTCCTTAACCAGGGCTTAGATCTGAATCGCTTTTCTGCCTCCCGAGGCTCCATCAAGAAGAGTTCAGTAGGTGTAGACTTTCCACTGCAGCGACTGAGCCTAGGGGACTTTGCCAGTGACAAAGCCG GAAGTCCTGTATACCAGCTGTATGCCCTTTGCAACCACTCAGGCAGCGTCCACTATGGCCACTACACAGCCCTGTGCAGGTGCCAGACTGGTTGGCATGTCTACAATGACTCTCG TGTCTCCCCTGTCAGTGAAAACCAGGTGGCATCCAGCGAGGGCTACGTGCTGTTCTACCAACTGATGCAGGAGCCACCCCGGTGCCTGTGA
- the USP21 gene encoding ubiquitin carboxyl-terminal hydrolase 21 isoform X5, with product MERLHLEINRRGRRAPPILANGPVPSPPRRGGALLEEPELSDDDRANLMWKRYLEREDSKIVDLFVGQLKSCLKCQACGYRSTTFEVFCDLSLPIPKKGFAGGKVSLRDCFNLFTKEEELESENAPVCDRCRQKTRSTKKLTVQRFPRILVLHILIFRFLLLLGYLPYILFPHPPCFQRIEFSLGKACHTLFHKLLPVFWEWGEDSFQDRSPPQRPTASQMLLNQGLDLNRFSASRGSIKKSSVGVDFPLQRLSLGDFASDKAGSPVYQLYALCNHSGSVHYGHYTALCRCQTGWHVYNDSRVSPVSENQVASSEGYVLFYQLMQEPPRCL from the exons ATGGAGCGGCTACACCTTGAAATCAACCGCCGAGGCCGCCGGGCTCCACCAATCCTTGCCAATGGTCCAGTTCCCTCTCCACCCCGCCGAGGAGGGGCTCTGCTAGAAGAACCTGAGTTAAG TGATGATGACCGAGCCAACCTAATGTGGAAACGTTACCTGGAGCGAGAGGACAGCAAGATTGTGG ACCTGTTTGTGGGCCAGTTGAAAAGTTGTCTCAAGTGCCAGGCCTGTGGGTATCGCTCCACGACCTTCGAGGTTTTTTGTGACCTGTCCCTGCCCATCCCCAAG AAAGGATTTGCTGGGGGCAAAGTGTCTCTGCGGGATTGTTTCAACCTTTTCACTAAGGAAGAAGAGCTAGAGTCGGAGAATGCCCCA GTGTGTGATCGATGTCGGCAGAAAACTCGAAGTACCAAAAAGTTGACAGTACAAAGATTCCCTCGAATCCTCGTGCTCCATATCCTAATCTTCAGATTCTTACTTCTCTTAGGATACCTCCCATACATTCTCTTTCCTCACCCTCCATGTTTCCAGAGAATTGAATTTTCCTTAGGAAAAGCCTGCCACACCCTTTTCCACAAGCTactcccagtgttttgggagtggggagaggacaGCTTTCAGGACAGAAGTCCCCCTCAGAGGCCCACTGCCTCCCAAATGCTCCTTAACCAGGGCTTAGATCTGAATCGCTTTTCTGCCTCCCGAGGCTCCATCAAGAAGAGTTCAGTAGGTGTAGACTTTCCACTGCAGCGACTGAGCCTAGGGGACTTTGCCAGTGACAAAGCCG GAAGTCCTGTATACCAGCTGTATGCCCTTTGCAACCACTCAGGCAGCGTCCACTATGGCCACTACACAGCCCTGTGCAGGTGCCAGACTGGTTGGCATGTCTACAATGACTCTCG TGTCTCCCCTGTCAGTGAAAACCAGGTGGCATCCAGCGAGGGCTACGTGCTGTTCTACCAACTGATGCAGGAGCCACCCCGGTGCCTGTGA